One region of Clostridia bacterium genomic DNA includes:
- the thrS gene encoding threonine--tRNA ligase → MKVIYFDGHVDQCAPEEEQHVIRHTAAHILAQAVKRLYPQAKFGFGPANEKGFHYDIDLGDVTLSDADLPAIEEEMKKIVKENLPLKSFILPREEAIKLMEDRGENYKVEHIADLEDDAPISFFQQGEYIDMCTGPHLTYTKALKAFKLTGVSGAYWRNDASRKMLTRINGTAFATGEELEEYLRMLEEAKLRDHRKIGKEMHLFMTDDLIGKGLPMFLPNGYTVWQELEEYIKEKERRLGYQHVLTPCVGTVGLYETSGHWEHYRENMFPVMEVDQEQFVLRPMNCPHHMMIYANRPHSYRDLPIRIGEIAHDFRYEPSGTLKGIERGRHFCQNDAHLFVTPEQIKSEVGTVVDLIFSVYKDFGITNYRCVLSLRDPADKVKYHQDDAMWEHAENALREVLTELGINFTEEIGEAAFYGPKLDVNVQPAVGAEYTLSTCQLDFCLPAKFKLTYIDKDGSEKTPVVLHRAILGSLDRFMAYLIEETKGKFPLWLAPTQVKVLPVSEKSMDYAAQVAEKLRDAGVRCVLDDRNEKIGYKIREARQEDKAPYMIIVGEKEVAEGIVSVRDRDTDQTAPYSYDEFEAKVLKEIKDRV, encoded by the coding sequence ATGAAAGTCATCTACTTCGACGGACACGTCGACCAGTGCGCTCCCGAGGAGGAGCAGCACGTCATCCGCCACACCGCGGCGCATATTCTCGCGCAGGCGGTCAAGCGCCTTTATCCGCAGGCGAAGTTCGGCTTCGGCCCCGCCAACGAAAAGGGCTTCCACTACGATATCGACCTCGGCGACGTCACGCTTTCGGACGCCGACCTCCCCGCCATAGAGGAGGAGATGAAGAAGATCGTCAAGGAAAACCTGCCGCTCAAATCCTTTATCCTGCCCCGCGAGGAAGCGATAAAGCTCATGGAGGACCGCGGCGAAAACTACAAGGTCGAGCACATCGCAGACCTCGAGGACGACGCGCCCATCAGCTTCTTCCAGCAGGGCGAGTATATCGATATGTGCACCGGCCCGCACCTTACCTACACGAAGGCGCTGAAGGCGTTCAAGCTGACCGGCGTTTCCGGCGCATACTGGCGCAACGACGCCTCCCGCAAGATGCTCACCCGCATCAACGGCACCGCCTTCGCGACGGGCGAGGAGCTTGAGGAGTACCTGCGCATGCTCGAGGAGGCGAAGCTCCGCGACCACCGCAAGATAGGCAAAGAGATGCACCTTTTCATGACCGACGACCTCATCGGCAAGGGGCTCCCGATGTTCCTCCCGAACGGCTACACCGTCTGGCAGGAGCTTGAGGAGTATATCAAGGAGAAGGAGCGCCGCCTCGGCTATCAGCACGTTCTGACGCCCTGCGTCGGCACCGTCGGGCTCTACGAGACCAGCGGACACTGGGAGCACTACCGCGAGAATATGTTCCCGGTCATGGAGGTCGACCAGGAGCAGTTCGTCCTTCGCCCGATGAACTGCCCGCACCACATGATGATATACGCCAACCGCCCGCATTCCTACCGCGACCTGCCGATACGCATCGGCGAGATCGCGCACGACTTCCGCTACGAGCCCAGCGGAACGCTGAAGGGCATCGAGCGCGGCCGCCACTTCTGCCAGAACGACGCGCACCTCTTCGTCACGCCGGAGCAGATAAAGTCCGAGGTCGGCACGGTCGTCGACCTGATCTTCAGCGTCTACAAGGACTTCGGCATCACGAACTACCGCTGCGTGCTTTCGCTGCGCGACCCCGCGGACAAGGTCAAGTACCATCAGGACGACGCGATGTGGGAGCACGCGGAGAACGCGCTGCGCGAGGTGCTCACCGAGCTGGGCATCAACTTCACCGAGGAGATCGGCGAAGCGGCGTTCTACGGCCCGAAGCTCGACGTCAACGTCCAGCCCGCCGTCGGCGCGGAATACACGCTTTCCACCTGCCAGCTCGACTTCTGCCTGCCGGCGAAGTTCAAGCTGACCTATATCGACAAGGACGGCTCCGAGAAGACCCCCGTCGTGCTTCACCGCGCGATACTCGGCAGCCTCGACCGCTTCATGGCGTATCTCATCGAGGAGACGAAGGGCAAGTTCCCGCTCTGGCTCGCGCCGACGCAGGTCAAGGTGCTGCCGGTTTCCGAGAAGAGCATGGACTACGCCGCGCAGGTCGCGGAGAAGCTCAGGGACGCCGGCGTCCGCTGCGTGCTCGATGACCGCAACGAGAAGATCGGCTACAAGATCCGCGAGGCGAGGCAGGAGGACAAGGCGCCGTATATGATCATCGTCGGCGAAAAGGAAGTTGCCGAGGGCATCGTTTCCGTCCGCGACCGCGACACCGACCAGACCGCGCCGTATTCGTATGACGAGTTCGAGGCAAAAGTGCTGAAGGAGATAAAAGACAGGGTATAA
- the rsmG gene encoding 16S rRNA (guanine(527)-N(7))-methyltransferase RsmG gives MREEIKRILLGGGVPAEQAEALCDYAEFLVSENEKYNLTALTAPEDIAVKHFLDSLLPLKFGFPPEGAKVIDVGSGAGLPAIPLAVARPDLDVTALDATGKKVAFIAKAARVAGANVTAVAARAEEAAKPPMRGSFDCAVSRGVAALNVLCELCMPFVKVGGVFLAYKGRGADAEIAEAKNAVAVLGGEVERVERAEIGGAERALVVIRKTKPTPEAYPRAFARIKKKPL, from the coding sequence ATGAGAGAAGAAATAAAAAGGATCCTGCTCGGCGGCGGAGTGCCGGCGGAGCAGGCGGAGGCGCTCTGCGACTACGCGGAGTTCCTCGTCAGCGAAAACGAAAAATACAACCTCACCGCGCTGACCGCGCCGGAGGATATCGCCGTCAAGCACTTCCTCGACAGCCTGCTGCCGCTGAAGTTCGGCTTCCCGCCCGAGGGCGCGAAGGTCATCGACGTAGGCAGCGGCGCGGGACTGCCCGCGATACCGCTGGCGGTCGCGCGCCCAGACCTGGACGTTACCGCGCTGGACGCGACCGGGAAGAAGGTCGCCTTCATCGCGAAGGCGGCGCGGGTCGCCGGCGCGAACGTCACCGCCGTCGCCGCGCGCGCCGAGGAGGCGGCGAAGCCGCCGATGCGCGGGAGCTTCGACTGCGCCGTTTCGCGCGGAGTAGCCGCGCTGAACGTGCTCTGCGAGCTGTGTATGCCCTTCGTCAAGGTCGGCGGCGTCTTCCTCGCTTATAAGGGGCGCGGCGCCGACGCGGAGATCGCAGAGGCGAAAAACGCGGTCGCCGTGCTCGGCGGCGAGGTCGAGCGCGTCGAACGCGCCGAGATCGGCGGCGCCGAGCGCGCGCTGGTCGTGATAAGAAAAACGAAGCCGACTCCGGAGGCGTATCCCCGCGCCTTCGCGCGGATAAAGAAAAAGCCGCTGTAA
- a CDS encoding DUF378 domain-containing protein yields MKIIDRIALILVIIGSLNWGSVGIFAYDLVRMTDVSPLPAWARVIYTLVGLAGLWCISLLFRDHREA; encoded by the coding sequence ATGAAGATAATCGACAGGATCGCGCTTATCCTCGTGATAATCGGCTCGCTCAACTGGGGCAGCGTCGGCATCTTCGCCTACGACCTCGTGCGCATGACCGACGTCTCGCCGCTTCCGGCGTGGGCGCGCGTCATCTACACCCTCGTCGGTCTGGCGGGACTGTGGTGCATTTCGCTGCTCTTCAGAGACCACCGCGAGGCATAG
- a CDS encoding desulfoferrodoxin, whose protein sequence is MKFYRCEVCGQIVAVVKKKPCPVMCCGKPMQEIVAGSVDASAEKHVPVVAREGGVVTVSVGSAAHPMAEEHYIEWVALKTKGGNQRKALKPGDEPKAVFYIAEDDEIEAAYAYCNLHGLWKA, encoded by the coding sequence ATGAAGTTTTACAGATGTGAAGTGTGCGGCCAGATAGTCGCAGTCGTCAAGAAAAAGCCCTGCCCGGTCATGTGCTGCGGCAAGCCGATGCAGGAGATAGTCGCCGGCTCGGTCGACGCTTCCGCCGAGAAGCACGTTCCCGTCGTTGCCCGCGAAGGCGGCGTAGTGACCGTTTCCGTCGGCAGCGCCGCGCATCCGATGGCCGAGGAGCACTACATAGAGTGGGTCGCCCTCAAAACCAAGGGCGGCAATCAGCGCAAGGCGCTGAAGCCCGGCGACGAGCCGAAGGCGGTCTTCTATATCGCCGAAGACGACGAGATCGAAGCGGCGTACGCGTATTGCAACCTCCACGGCCTCTGGAAAGCGTAA
- a CDS encoding radical SAM protein: MPCTLCPRRCGVDRAASRGFCGEGALPRVAKVMLHRWEEPCICAGGGAGAIFFSGCSLKCVYCQNRAVSRGLVGEEYSVEKLAETMLGLQRRGADCIDLVTPTHFAGAIIEAVALAKSGGLRLPVVWNTSGYETAETLAKLDGTADIYLTDFKYASPALAEKYSAAPDYPAAALAALKAMAAQTGAPVFENGMLKRGVIMRHLVLPGAWRDSVEVLRIAADAVGAKNVLLSLMAQYVPDFADAEKFPELRRRITTYEYNKAAEEAEKLGFDGWFQERGSATKDYTPLF, from the coding sequence ATGCCCTGCACACTCTGCCCGCGCCGCTGCGGCGTTGACCGCGCCGCTTCACGCGGCTTCTGCGGCGAAGGCGCGCTCCCGCGCGTCGCGAAGGTGATGCTTCACCGCTGGGAGGAGCCCTGCATCTGCGCCGGAGGCGGCGCGGGCGCGATCTTCTTCAGCGGCTGCTCCCTGAAATGCGTCTATTGCCAGAACCGCGCCGTTTCGCGCGGGCTCGTCGGCGAGGAATACTCCGTCGAAAAGCTCGCGGAGACGATGCTCGGCCTTCAGCGGCGGGGCGCCGACTGCATAGACCTCGTCACGCCGACGCACTTCGCCGGCGCGATAATCGAAGCGGTCGCCCTCGCGAAGTCCGGCGGTCTTCGCCTGCCGGTCGTGTGGAACACCTCCGGCTACGAAACGGCGGAAACGCTCGCGAAGCTCGACGGCACGGCCGATATCTACCTGACCGACTTCAAATACGCCTCCCCCGCGCTCGCGGAGAAATACTCCGCCGCGCCCGACTACCCCGCCGCCGCGCTCGCCGCGCTGAAGGCGATGGCCGCGCAGACCGGCGCGCCCGTTTTCGAGAACGGCATGCTGAAGCGCGGAGTCATAATGCGCCACCTCGTGCTGCCCGGCGCGTGGCGCGACAGCGTCGAAGTCCTGCGGATCGCCGCGGACGCCGTCGGCGCGAAAAACGTCCTGCTTTCGCTGATGGCGCAGTACGTCCCCGACTTCGCGGACGCGGAGAAGTTCCCCGAGCTGCGCCGGCGGATAACTACCTATGAATATAATAAAGCGGCGGAGGAAGCCGAAAAGCTCGGCTTCGACGGCTGGTTCCAGGAGCGCGGCTCCGCGACTAAGGACTACACGCCGCTGTTTTGA
- a CDS encoding TldD/PmbA family protein, whose product MKYEKLTGAAQYALEALKNAGADKAVVTAFNGSTTEFNIDGGEFSLMRTIFNEGVGVTAYVGGRNGGASTNALDRESIDGAARDAVAAAQSAVPDDAWDISPACEPQDFPSGALECDRDAFFEAVKKLKNDIAAGWPNILIEQLVASYHYGASVKLNSNGVRFTGESGRYEVYLMFSAHDGDKSSSFFGSGVVFTDPTQPIIDMGSIRADLDAVSKQTDPKSIGGKFEGTLVLTPMMLGEFIGLAAENFASGGVIIEGTSPWKDKLGTQVADTRLNVRFAPLDPAIVGAERVTEDLFVSEDFDFIKDGVLQCFLLSLYASNKTGFDRAKNSSWALVVPAGDTPLEELVAGVDKGLLLGRFSGGQPGTNGDFSGVAKNSFLIENGRITDAVSEIMINGNLADLLMNLRGISTERVADGASVLPYAAFDGVTISGK is encoded by the coding sequence ATGAAGTATGAAAAACTGACGGGCGCCGCGCAGTACGCGCTCGAAGCGCTGAAAAACGCCGGCGCGGACAAGGCGGTCGTCACCGCCTTCAACGGCAGCACGACCGAATTCAACATAGACGGCGGGGAGTTCTCGCTGATGCGCACCATCTTCAACGAAGGCGTCGGCGTTACCGCCTACGTCGGCGGACGCAACGGCGGCGCATCCACCAACGCGCTCGACCGCGAAAGCATCGACGGAGCCGCCCGCGACGCCGTCGCCGCCGCGCAGAGCGCCGTTCCCGACGACGCATGGGACATCTCCCCCGCCTGCGAGCCGCAAGACTTCCCCTCCGGCGCGCTCGAATGTGACCGCGACGCGTTTTTCGAAGCCGTCAAAAAGCTGAAAAACGACATCGCGGCGGGCTGGCCGAACATACTTATCGAGCAGCTCGTCGCCTCCTACCACTACGGCGCGAGCGTGAAGCTGAACTCCAACGGCGTCCGCTTCACCGGCGAATCGGGGCGCTACGAGGTCTATCTTATGTTCTCCGCGCACGACGGAGACAAGTCCTCCTCCTTTTTCGGCTCCGGCGTGGTATTCACCGACCCGACGCAGCCGATAATCGACATGGGCTCGATACGCGCCGACCTCGACGCCGTCTCGAAACAGACCGACCCGAAGTCGATCGGCGGCAAGTTCGAAGGCACGCTGGTGCTGACCCCCATGATGCTCGGCGAGTTCATCGGGCTCGCGGCGGAAAACTTCGCCTCCGGCGGCGTCATCATCGAGGGCACTTCGCCCTGGAAGGACAAGCTCGGCACGCAGGTCGCGGATACGCGGCTGAACGTCCGCTTCGCGCCGCTCGATCCCGCGATCGTCGGCGCCGAGCGCGTCACCGAAGACCTCTTCGTCAGCGAGGACTTCGACTTCATCAAGGACGGCGTGCTGCAGTGCTTCCTGCTCTCGCTCTACGCCTCGAACAAGACCGGCTTCGACCGCGCGAAGAATTCCTCCTGGGCGCTCGTCGTCCCCGCGGGCGATACGCCGCTTGAAGAGCTCGTCGCCGGCGTCGACAAAGGACTGCTGCTCGGCCGCTTCTCCGGCGGACAGCCCGGCACCAACGGCGACTTCTCCGGCGTCGCGAAGAACAGCTTCCTTATCGAAAACGGCAGGATCACCGACGCCGTCAGCGAGATAATGATAAACGGAAACCTCGCCGACCTGCTGATGAACCTGCGCGGCATATCGACCGAACGCGTCGCCGACGGCGCGAGCGTGCTCCCCTACGCCGCGTTCGACGGAGTCACAATAAGCGGCAAGTGA
- a CDS encoding TldD/PmbA family protein translates to MLYDNVSVYKNGFDPNAHTELRLHRNTRRAVGLLSGNLVSNSRTENSGVSARVYRGGVYGFAADSEMSEDRVAAVLKAATENAAFMDAHAGKGKGALPLLPCSGVDTAKPYDDVPQSVMIDFARQLDDYVVKNCPKLTGRTISVRCDSMEKLLRVDNGYDSHSLMPRAFIYFDFSAETDAGVTVELYDVAGGFGGFADNFTDPALLRPVIDRLYNRLMEKREGVYADAGERVCILGAEVAGILAHEAVGHTTEADLVLGGSVAGPMLHKRVASDKITLVDYAHTTPQGAAPLPIYVDDEGTPAEDELIIDKGILVGYMNSRETAEHFGMKPHGNARAYSFMDEPLIRMRNTAILPGTDKLEDMIASVDDGYYFMTTNNGQADTTGEFMFGIPFGYEIKNGKKGRAILDTTITGVAFEMLKTADMVSDRMDWTCSGMCGKKQPMPVGMGGPDIRCRIMVGGR, encoded by the coding sequence ATGCTCTACGACAACGTTTCCGTTTACAAAAACGGCTTCGACCCAAACGCGCACACCGAGCTGCGGCTCCACCGCAACACGCGCCGCGCCGTCGGGCTTCTCTCCGGCAACCTCGTATCAAACAGCCGCACCGAAAACTCCGGCGTCAGCGCCCGCGTCTACCGCGGGGGCGTCTACGGCTTCGCCGCCGACAGCGAAATGAGCGAAGACCGCGTCGCCGCCGTGCTGAAGGCGGCCACCGAGAACGCCGCATTTATGGACGCGCACGCCGGCAAGGGCAAGGGCGCGCTGCCCCTCCTGCCCTGCTCGGGCGTCGACACCGCCAAACCCTACGACGACGTTCCGCAGTCGGTCATGATCGACTTCGCTCGTCAGCTCGACGACTACGTCGTCAAAAACTGCCCGAAGCTCACCGGCCGCACGATCTCCGTCCGCTGCGACTCGATGGAGAAGCTTCTGCGCGTCGATAACGGCTATGACAGCCACTCGCTTATGCCCCGCGCTTTCATCTATTTCGACTTTTCCGCCGAAACGGACGCCGGCGTCACCGTCGAGCTCTACGACGTGGCCGGCGGATTCGGCGGCTTCGCGGACAACTTCACCGACCCCGCCCTGCTCCGCCCCGTCATCGACAGGCTCTATAACCGCCTGATGGAGAAGCGCGAGGGCGTCTACGCCGACGCCGGCGAGCGCGTCTGCATCCTCGGCGCGGAGGTGGCAGGCATACTCGCGCACGAGGCCGTAGGTCACACGACTGAGGCAGACCTCGTGCTCGGCGGCTCCGTCGCGGGCCCGATGCTTCACAAGCGCGTCGCCTCCGACAAGATAACCCTCGTCGACTACGCGCACACGACGCCGCAGGGCGCCGCGCCGCTGCCGATCTACGTCGACGACGAAGGCACGCCCGCCGAGGACGAGCTGATAATCGACAAGGGCATCCTCGTCGGCTACATGAACAGCCGCGAGACCGCCGAGCACTTCGGCATGAAGCCGCACGGCAACGCGCGCGCCTATTCCTTCATGGACGAGCCGCTGATCCGTATGCGCAACACCGCGATACTCCCCGGAACGGACAAGCTCGAAGACATGATCGCCTCCGTCGACGACGGCTACTACTTCATGACCACCAACAACGGCCAGGCGGACACGACCGGCGAATTCATGTTCGGCATCCCCTTCGGCTACGAGATAAAGAACGGCAAGAAAGGCCGCGCGATACTCGACACCACCATCACCGGAGTCGCCTTCGAGATGCTCAAGACCGCGGACATGGTCTCCGACCGCATGGACTGGACCTGCTCCGGAATGTGCGGAAAGAAACAGCCGATGCCCGTCGGCATGGGCGGCCCGGACATCCGCTGCCGCATTATGGTTGGAGGTAGATAA
- a CDS encoding metallophosphoesterase: MKKLIALLLSLSLLAGAVPAAFAAEPETPEEQPVFRMGIMGDHQLNSTTGANMEATISAMQYFADHGVDAVIDVGDIADGASPSTIYPFFLQKYGEIIGDEIPLVTVPGNHDVWEDNSLNVYRQYFGEPNKHLVIGGYHFIVISANPALGTATNGNYGIGEKTFARTELNKAKADTPEGQPIFVITHQHVKNTVYASGPDANWCNDFLCGIIEDYPNAVHFSGHSHAVLDDERSIWQGDFTAIGTSSLSYTELEYGKDNGSVPPEADQAKQYLYLEIYSDRIEITRVKAATGRQIKDKWVLDLPLQKSTFKYTDARADSRTAPFFAPNAAAEANMSGSNITVTFDAAHHDDFVHSYDLKLYKNGSSTPAGKALIFSDFYKGLENMKSTVSWTFKDVAEEYALYRLEVVPIESFGKRGEPLVYEFASVKQKQIPAFTRGKLFTVDFASGEARNAVSALEVKQIGGSVEKVNDKFAYVPADGSKLTVAMSNSYYTLTQKKLTLETVFTVNRFGAEQTLVSCYSNGGLRLWLDEDGRLCATVNKSDKTDLTLVSESAVPLGAVCNAAVTYDNKNFTLWLDGEAVASEAMTGGINYNRNVKYGIGSEPNGDSRLDGAVFTASLNSSALDAAAIKAFKDDLMNGYDIQVLLPALEQLRRADMLRELNTDNVVLGRILDYYEAEMTAITDSAYVTPAIVSGAIAYRDLNEDVAHTGGTNLSAYAAPVINGVEHQKEYEAGEAPEPTFANAESITLDGEPYAEGTPIGNGKHMLIAYNGWRMAGVQFTVGKAVMPVIYGVEDGRTYDLTTGDAPAITWEPAELQALLDNQPYAAGTPVTADGWHVFMLPCDGATLVYAFKIEHSVPPVKGDLDGDGEVTVSDALRALRMAADLIEDDDAADVDGDGSVTVADALLLLRVSVGLAESL; this comes from the coding sequence ATGAAGAAACTAATCGCTCTCCTGCTTTCCCTTTCCCTGCTTGCGGGCGCGGTTCCCGCCGCCTTCGCGGCCGAACCCGAAACGCCCGAGGAACAGCCCGTATTCCGCATGGGAATAATGGGCGACCATCAGCTGAACAGCACCACAGGCGCCAATATGGAAGCCACGATCTCCGCGATGCAGTACTTCGCCGACCACGGAGTCGACGCGGTCATCGACGTCGGCGACATCGCGGACGGCGCCAGCCCGAGCACGATCTACCCCTTCTTTCTGCAGAAGTACGGCGAGATAATCGGCGACGAGATCCCGCTCGTGACCGTCCCCGGCAACCACGACGTATGGGAAGACAACTCGCTGAACGTCTACCGTCAGTACTTCGGCGAGCCGAACAAGCACCTCGTCATCGGCGGCTATCACTTCATCGTCATCTCCGCCAATCCGGCGCTCGGCACCGCCACCAACGGTAACTACGGCATCGGCGAAAAGACCTTCGCCCGCACGGAGCTGAACAAAGCGAAGGCCGACACCCCCGAGGGACAGCCGATATTCGTCATCACGCATCAGCACGTCAAAAACACCGTCTACGCCAGCGGCCCCGACGCCAACTGGTGCAACGACTTCCTCTGCGGCATAATCGAGGACTACCCGAACGCCGTCCACTTCTCCGGCCACTCCCACGCCGTCCTCGACGACGAACGCTCGATCTGGCAGGGCGACTTCACGGCGATAGGCACCTCCTCCCTCTCCTACACCGAGCTCGAATACGGCAAGGACAACGGCTCCGTGCCGCCCGAAGCGGATCAGGCGAAGCAGTACCTCTACCTCGAGATCTACTCCGACCGCATCGAGATAACCCGCGTCAAGGCCGCTACCGGCAGGCAGATAAAGGATAAGTGGGTGCTCGACCTGCCGCTGCAGAAATCCACCTTCAAATACACCGACGCGCGCGCGGACTCCCGCACCGCGCCCTTCTTCGCGCCGAACGCCGCCGCCGAAGCCAACATGTCCGGCAGCAACATCACCGTGACCTTCGACGCCGCGCATCACGACGACTTCGTCCACTCCTACGACCTGAAGCTCTACAAGAACGGCTCGTCGACCCCCGCCGGCAAGGCGCTGATATTCTCCGACTTCTACAAGGGGCTGGAGAACATGAAGAGCACGGTCAGCTGGACCTTTAAGGACGTAGCGGAGGAATACGCGCTCTACCGTCTCGAAGTCGTGCCTATCGAATCCTTCGGCAAGCGCGGCGAACCGCTCGTCTATGAATTCGCTTCCGTCAAGCAGAAGCAGATACCCGCCTTCACGCGCGGCAAGCTCTTCACCGTCGACTTCGCCTCGGGCGAGGCGCGGAACGCCGTCAGCGCGCTTGAGGTCAAGCAGATCGGCGGCAGCGTCGAAAAGGTCAACGACAAGTTCGCCTACGTTCCCGCCGACGGCTCGAAACTCACCGTCGCGATGAGCAACTCCTACTACACGCTGACGCAGAAAAAGCTCACACTCGAGACCGTCTTCACCGTCAACCGCTTCGGCGCGGAGCAGACGCTCGTTTCCTGCTACTCCAACGGCGGTCTCCGCCTCTGGCTCGACGAGGACGGCAGGCTCTGCGCCACCGTCAACAAGTCCGACAAGACCGACCTGACGCTCGTTTCCGAAAGCGCCGTCCCGCTCGGCGCGGTCTGCAACGCCGCGGTCACCTACGACAACAAAAACTTCACCCTCTGGCTCGACGGCGAAGCCGTCGCCTCCGAAGCCATGACCGGCGGCATCAACTACAACAGAAACGTCAAGTACGGCATAGGCTCCGAGCCGAACGGCGACAGCCGCCTCGACGGAGCCGTCTTCACCGCCAGCCTCAACTCCTCTGCTCTGGACGCCGCCGCGATCAAGGCGTTTAAGGACGATCTGATGAACGGCTACGATATTCAGGTGCTCCTCCCCGCGCTCGAGCAGCTCCGCCGCGCTGATATGCTCCGCGAGCTCAACACGGACAACGTCGTGCTCGGCAGGATACTTGACTACTACGAAGCGGAAATGACCGCGATCACCGATTCCGCCTACGTCACGCCCGCGATAGTTTCCGGCGCGATCGCATACCGCGATCTGAACGAGGACGTCGCCCACACGGGCGGCACGAACCTCTCCGCGTACGCCGCGCCCGTCATAAACGGAGTTGAGCATCAGAAGGAATACGAAGCGGGCGAGGCGCCCGAGCCGACCTTCGCCAACGCCGAGTCGATAACGCTCGACGGCGAGCCCTACGCCGAGGGAACGCCCATCGGCAACGGCAAGCATATGCTCATCGCCTATAACGGCTGGCGCATGGCGGGCGTGCAGTTCACCGTCGGCAAGGCGGTCATGCCCGTCATATACGGCGTCGAGGACGGCCGCACCTACGACCTTACGACCGGCGACGCGCCCGCGATCACCTGGGAGCCCGCCGAACTTCAGGCGCTGCTCGACAATCAGCCCTACGCCGCCGGAACGCCCGTCACCGCGGACGGCTGGCACGTATTCATGCTCCCCTGCGACGGCGCGACGCTTGTCTACGCCTTCAAGATCGAACACTCCGTGCCGCCGGTAAAGGGCGACCTTGACGGCGACGGCGAAGTCACCGTTTCCGACGCGCTCCGCGCACTGCGCATGGCGGCGGATCTTATCGAAGACGACGACGCCGCCGACGTCGACGGCGACGGAAGCGTAACGGTCGCCGACGCGCTGCTCCTGCTGCGCGTCTCGGTAGGACTGGCCGAATCGCTCTAA
- the rpe gene encoding ribulose-phosphate 3-epimerase, giving the protein MRVAPSLISADFSRLGEELGNIRALGLDAVHLDVMDGAFVPNMTFGQVLIKSLRRVSTLCFDTHLMIEKPGRYIDDFIAAGSDIITIHIEATGDPVSDLRRIREAGVLAGVSVKPKTPVSALEPYLDYIDLILVMTVEPGFGGQGAIPECIKKIAEAKALVGGRNIIIEADGGATVKNAAEFRDAGCGMLVAGTAFFKAADRAEAVSALKAE; this is encoded by the coding sequence ATGAGAGTCGCACCGTCGCTTATTTCAGCGGATTTCTCGCGTCTCGGCGAGGAGCTGGGAAATATCCGCGCCCTCGGGCTCGACGCCGTCCACCTCGACGTTATGGACGGGGCGTTCGTGCCGAATATGACCTTCGGGCAGGTGCTTATAAAGTCGCTTCGCCGCGTGAGTACGCTCTGCTTCGACACCCACCTTATGATAGAGAAGCCGGGGCGCTATATCGACGATTTCATCGCCGCCGGCAGCGATATCATCACGATACATATAGAGGCGACCGGCGACCCCGTCTCCGACCTGCGCCGCATACGCGAAGCGGGCGTGCTCGCGGGCGTTTCGGTCAAGCCGAAGACGCCGGTTTCCGCGCTTGAGCCCTACCTCGACTATATCGACCTTATCCTCGTGATGACCGTCGAGCCGGGTTTCGGCGGGCAGGGCGCGATCCCCGAATGTATAAAAAAGATCGCCGAGGCGAAGGCGCTCGTCGGCGGCAGAAATATCATTATAGAAGCGGACGGCGGCGCGACCGTGAAGAACGCCGCCGAGTTCCGCGACGCAGGCTGCGGTATGCTCGTCGCCGGCACCGCCTTCTTCAAGGCGGCTGACAGAGCCGAAGCCGTCTCCGCGCTGAAAGCGGAGTAA